One segment of Clostridium botulinum DNA contains the following:
- a CDS encoding voltage-gated chloride channel family protein produces the protein MIKEKFIKNNKSLSTLIGISFLKWIFLGTVVGCLTGLVGALFLNSLEIATSLRNNNPWLLFLLPLGGALVSFLYSKYGKSSSRGNNLIIEKINTSNGEIPLRMASLVFIGTFITHLFGGSAGREGTGVQIGSSISEGISHLFKLDKVDTKIILMCGISSGFSSVFGTPLAGTMFGLEVAALGTMSYQALIPCFTSAFVGNIVTTAFGVSHSHYSILEVPSITYIVVFKVIVAAILFGLVSKFFSEFTHKLKDIFSSTFKNSAIKSMVGGFIVIILTYLIGTRDYLGLSLPLINNSFTENVSPFAFFNKLIFTSFTLGTGFQGGEVTPLFVIGSTLGNTLSTILHISPSFLAALGLIGVFAGATNSPITSFILGLELFGAQGIEFMFMTCAISYLFSGHSGIYISQKIGISKSRLIKVPKESTLASYKNNINLNTESNTNKDDDFAINS, from the coding sequence ATGATTAAAGAGAAATTTATAAAAAACAATAAGAGCTTAAGTACACTTATTGGAATATCATTTTTAAAATGGATTTTTCTAGGTACAGTTGTTGGCTGTTTAACAGGATTAGTTGGAGCTCTCTTTTTAAACAGTTTAGAAATTGCTACAAGTTTAAGAAATAATAATCCTTGGCTATTATTTCTTTTACCACTTGGTGGTGCTTTAGTTAGTTTCCTATATTCTAAATATGGAAAATCATCTTCAAGAGGAAATAATTTAATCATAGAAAAAATTAATACTAGCAATGGAGAAATTCCTCTTCGTATGGCTTCTTTAGTATTTATAGGTACTTTCATTACACATCTTTTTGGTGGTTCTGCTGGTAGAGAAGGTACTGGTGTACAAATTGGTTCAAGTATTTCTGAAGGTATTAGCCATTTATTTAAATTAGATAAAGTAGATACCAAAATTATTTTAATGTGTGGAATTAGCAGTGGTTTTAGTTCTGTTTTTGGTACACCGCTTGCAGGAACTATGTTTGGTTTAGAGGTTGCTGCTCTTGGTACTATGAGTTATCAAGCCCTTATACCGTGTTTTACTTCTGCTTTTGTAGGTAATATAGTAACTACAGCATTTGGAGTTTCTCATTCACACTATAGCATCTTAGAAGTTCCTTCTATTACATATATTGTTGTATTTAAAGTTATTGTTGCTGCAATTTTATTTGGATTAGTTAGTAAATTCTTTAGTGAATTTACTCATAAGTTAAAAGACATATTTTCTTCTACATTTAAAAATTCTGCAATTAAAAGTATGGTAGGTGGTTTTATAGTTATTATATTAACTTATTTAATAGGAACAAGAGACTATCTTGGTCTTAGTTTACCTTTGATAAATAATTCTTTTACTGAAAATGTTAGTCCTTTTGCTTTTTTTAACAAATTAATATTTACTTCATTTACTTTAGGTACAGGTTTTCAAGGTGGCGAAGTTACACCTTTATTCGTAATAGGTTCAACTCTTGGAAACACATTATCCACTATACTTCATATTTCCCCATCATTCTTAGCAGCATTAGGTCTTATTGGAGTATTTGCTGGAGCTACAAATTCACCAATAACATCTTTCATTTTAGGTTTAGAACTTTTTGGTGCTCAAGGAATTGAATTTATGTTTATGACATGTGCCATAAGTTATCTGTTTTCTGGTCATTCAGGTATATATATTTCTCAAAAAATAGGTATAAGTAAAAGTAGATTAATTAAAGTTCCAAAAGAATCCACATTAGCTTCCTATAAAAATAATATAAATTTAAATACTGAATCTAATACAAATAAAGATGACGACTTTGCTATAAATTCATAA